One part of the Dysidea avara chromosome 10, odDysAvar1.4, whole genome shotgun sequence genome encodes these proteins:
- the LOC136236442 gene encoding E3 ubiquitin-protein ligase PDZRN3-B-like — protein sequence MAAGYPTVLFLDLIDRSHSCGLCRQVLRGPVSTKCGHVFCFGCLRNWLDRYGLCPLGCKAVDVPELSAATDIEEEISRLFVKCTNWKAGCTKIMKLAELSEHEFDCDFSVDSRKKVMVGWPTSPELPSRSNSFSIKPSPSTKSLADRVADSPTRGATKTSVTVRINKTEGESMGFHVVGGEKACDNIIINGVLIGYPAHKAGLLDNDKILKVDGVDVSTLMHHEVVDLMLKSRSNPLPITVERTCHHYEEIEPYSPQYDAGSKTQPENRIARRRSHTRERKHNSFSPRNSRVQPLSSSTTALSRHSFTASTSFKKEISPIQTSSSSSNIKKSANVSVARTPSLPIKKRIVPTVKNALGLGSATRKSMELLSTPTHHLRQSSSPANMRDGSPISNGPDSGLSSGDKSPSQDQPGALQRNSQYRISLRTQKEMKQIQQRQRRASSPMKANKAKAKYRDIKNMGEYELEEITLNKNLSSRLGVTLGYDENSEDSNIYVVEILPDGIAAQDARLQVGDIITKVNGFEVFDTEEAILYFLEQDPEIVLSVARPIHKKPNPAQESSALSGLRRYDSCGSLDSRTVNHITKTDSKSNSSGYNSQEYDSMQRGDKTDEKENSGRFYSYFMNQITETSSNNHELNESRIHLHTARYSSNETQV from the exons ATGGCAGCTGGTTATCCGACGGTGCTGTTTCTAGACCTTATAGATAGGAGTCACAGTTGTGGACTGTGTCGTCAAGTGCTACGTGGCCCAGTTAGCACGAAATGTGGCCACGTGTTTTGCTTCGGTTGTCTGAGAAATTGGTTGGACAGATACGGTCTGTGTCCCTTGGGTTGTAAAGCAGTGGATGTGCCTGAGCTAAGTGCTGCTACAGATATTGAAGAAGAAATATCTCGACTGTTTGTCAAGTGTACAAACTGGAAAGCTGGTTGTACGAAAATTATGAAGCTAGCTGAATTGAGTGAGCACGAATTTGACTGTGATTTTTCAGTTGACAGCAGAAAGAAAGTTATGGTAGGCTGGCCAACCAGCCCTGAACTCCCATCACGATCAAACAGCTTTAGTATAAAGCCAAGTCCTTCAACAAAGAGCCTAGCTGACCGCGTAGCTGATTCTCCCACGAGGGGGGCTACAAAGACCTCCGTAACTGTAAGGATTAACAAGACGGAGGGAGAGAGCATGGGATTCCACGTTGTTGGCGGAGAAAAG GCATGTGACAATATCATAATCAACGGAGTATTAATAGGCTACCCCGCTCATAAAGCAGGACTGCTAGATAACGACAAAATACTAAAG GTTGATGGTGTGGATGTGTCGACCCTCATGCACCATGAAGTGGTGGACCTTATGTTGAAGAGCAGGTCAAATCCTTTGCCGATAACTGTGGAAAGAACTTGTCACCATTATGAGGAAATTGAACCATATTCACCACAATATGATGCTGGTTCCAAAACACAGCCCGAAAACAGAATAGCAAGAAGAAGATCACACACACGAGAACGCAAACACAACTCGTTTAGTCCAAGAAACTCGCGTGTGCAGCCATTGTCTTCATCAACAACAGCATTATCAAGACACAGTTTTACTGCTAGCACATCATTTAAGAAAGAAATCTCACCAATTCAGACGTCATCAAGTAGTAGTAACATTAAGAAAAGTGCTAATGTCAGCGTGGCAAGGACTCCTAGCTTACCTATCAAGAAAAGGATTGTTCCTACTGTAAAGAATGCACTGGGACTCGGTAGTGCAACGAGAAAGTCAATGGAATTATTATCAACACCAACTCATCATCTTAGACAATCATCCAGTCCAGCAAATATGCGAGATGGTTCTCCAATCAGTAATGGCCCTGATAGTGGACTTTCAAGTGGAGACAAGAGTCCCTCTCAAGACCAACCTGGAGCACTACAACGTAACTCTCAGTACAGAATTTCATTAAGAACTCAAAAAGAAATGAAGCAAATCCAGCAGCGACAGAGACGTGCATCTTCCCCAATGAAAGCTAATAAGGCAAAGGCCAAATATCGCGACATCAAGAACATGGGCGAATATGAGTTAGAA GAAATCACGTTAAACAAGAACCTGTCAAGTAGACTTGGTGTAACATTAGGATATGACGAAAACTCCGAAGACAGTAACATCTATGTTGTGGAG atCCTTCCTGATGGGATAGCTGCCCAAGATGCCAGGCTACAAGTTGGAGACATAATTACAAAG GTGAACGGATTTGAGGTCTTTGACACTGAAGAAGCAATTCTCTACTTTTTGGAGCAGGATCCAGAGATCGTCTTGTCTGTGGCACGCCCGATCCATAAG AAACCCAACCCGGCACAAGAATCAAGTGCCCTGAGTGGCTTGCGGAGATACGACAGCTGTGGATCATTAGACTCAAGAACTGTCAATCACATAACAAAAACTGACAGCAAGTCAAATTCCAGCGGCTACAATTCACAGGAGTATGACTCAATGCAGCGTGGAGACAAGACTGATGAGAAGGAGAACAGTGGAAGATTCTACAGTTACTTCATGAACCAAATCACTGAAACATCTTCAAACAACCACGAACTAAATGAAAGTCGTATACATTTACATACAGCTAGATATAGCTCCAATGAAACTCAAGTGTAA
- the LOC136236447 gene encoding 5-formyl-3-hydroxy-2-methylpyridine 4-carboxylate 5-dehydrogenase-like, which yields MAYSDAKRPKVAVVGIGLLGLSLSGELARCGCDVRVYDKNEANLQEVHHRLEEQQSQLRSEGLLAEDDSFSVITESHLSCAVMDADFVFEAIIENLSIKNNVLKNISLMCSEDTVVCSNTLTLNLTEVFSDMDHPQRTLGVRFLLPVYFIPIVEVTAHIQTSPSAINKVENLLRFIKKESFGRTVGELPRKLTAYESRNMQLVTVGKAPDTVARPHDVVAKESPDARFRHGHC from the exons ATGGCATACAGCGATGCGAAGAGGCCTAAAGTAGCCGTAGTTGGAATCGGCTTACTAGGACTGTCTTTATCTG GAGAGCTAGCGAGGTGTGGTTGTGATGTTCGTGTGTACGACAAAAATGAAGCGAACTTGCAAGAAGTACACCATCGCTTGGAGGAGCAGCAGTCACAACTGAGAAGTGAAGGGTTATTAGCTGAAGATGATTCTTTTTCT GTGATTACAGAGAGTCACTTGTCCTGTGCTGTGATGGATGCTGATTTTGTGTTTGAAGCCATCATAGAGAATCTGTCGATCAAGAACAATGTCTTAAAGA ACATCTCATTGATGTGTTCAGAGGACACTGTTGtctgctcaaatactctaacacTGAACTTGACTGAAGTGTTTAGTGATATGGATCATCCACAG AGAACCCTAGGGGTGAGATTTTTGCTTCCAGTCTATTTCATTCCGATAGTTGAGGTGACTGCACACATCCAGACTTCACCATCAGCTATCAACAAAG TTGAAAACCTGCTGAGGTTTATTAAGAAGGAATCATTTGGCAGAACTGTTGGTGAATTGCCTCGTAAGTTAACAGCATATGAATCAAGAAACATGCAATTAG TGACTGTGGGGAAGGCACCTGACACTGTTGCTAGGCCACATGATGTAGTTGCTAAGGAATCACCTGATGCCAGATTCAGACATGGTCACTGTTAG
- the LOC136236446 gene encoding serine/threonine-protein phosphatase 4 regulatory subunit 2-like: MDYRKMEQLLEKFDDQQSSYLQLEPVLLDVSHTGIVRFPWKLIRPLLRYKLKSVLGEAFGTSKNIPDDDKDLSRQILERFDKFSGPPFTVQRLCELLAEPKRWYKRRSPFLHGLEKILLVVSTVEPDLSWMSEQQPVISDEGKERLLPQEELTCVEDMIVADGESNATTTTGGLKRPLVELSEADSTVSNGFEDSGAMHQQDNLSSPPAKKRCTDSDEESNSTSDASSTTSAHETLPED, encoded by the exons ATGGACTACCGTAAGATGGAACAGTTGCTGGAAA AATTTGATGATCAGCAGTCTAGCTATCTCCAATTAGAGCCCGTCCTCTTGGATGTATCTCATACTGGCATAGTTAGGTTTCCATGGAAACTGATTCGACCGTTGCTCAGATACAAGCTGAAGAGTGTTCTCGGGGAAGCGTTTGGGACATCAAAGAATATTCCTGATGATGATAAAGACCTCTCAAGACAGATCTTGGAGAGGTTTGATAAATTCTCCGG GCCACCCTTTACTGTTCAGCGATTGTGCGAGTTGTTAGCAGAACCCAAGAGGTGGTATAAGAGGAGATCACCATTCCTCCATGGATTAGAGAAG ATACTCCTAGTGGTGTCTACTGTTGAACCTGACCTCTCATGGATGTCTGAACA GCAGCCAGTGATTTCAGATGAGGGTAAAGAACGATTGCTACCTCAGGAAGAACTGACCTGTGTGGAAGACATGATTGTTGCCGATGGGGAATCTAATGCTACCACTACTACTGGTGGCCTTAAGAGACCGCTAGTAGAACTATCTGAAGCAGACTCTACTGTTAGTAATGGTTTTGAGGACTCTGGTGCTATGCATCAACAAGATAATTTATCAAGTCCACCAGCTAAAAAACGCTGTACAGACTCCGATGAAGAAAGTAATTCCACCAGCGATGCCAGCTCAACCACCAGTGCACATGAAACT CTGCCAGAGGACTGA